In Garciella nitratireducens DSM 15102, a single window of DNA contains:
- the ilvC gene encoding ketol-acid reductoisomerase, translating into MAKMFYEKDANLNLLSEKKVAVIGYGSQGHAHALNLKESGVDVVVGLYKGSKSWTKAKEAGLMVMETSEAVKRSQIVMVLVPDEKQRQLYETEIAPYLEEGDALAFAHGFNIHFGQIVPPKNIDVFMVAPKGPGHLVRRVFTEGQGVPALVAVQQDFTGKAKDLALAYAMGIGAARAGVIETTFKEETETDLFGEQAVLCGGVTELIKAGFDTLTEAGYQPEIAYFECLHEMKLIVDLLYEGGLEKMRYSVSDTAEYGDYMVGKRIVNEDTRKEMKKVLQEIQNGEFAKNWLTENTVNRPVFNAIKKQELEHPLTKVGQNLRNMMSWLNK; encoded by the coding sequence ATGGCAAAAATGTTTTATGAAAAGGACGCAAATTTAAATCTATTATCAGAAAAAAAGGTAGCGGTTATTGGATATGGGAGTCAAGGTCATGCTCATGCTTTAAATTTAAAGGAAAGTGGTGTGGATGTAGTAGTAGGACTTTATAAAGGAAGTAAATCTTGGACAAAGGCAAAAGAAGCTGGACTAATGGTTATGGAAACTTCAGAAGCAGTAAAACGAAGTCAGATAGTTATGGTATTAGTACCTGATGAAAAGCAAAGACAATTGTATGAAACAGAAATAGCTCCCTATTTAGAAGAAGGGGATGCTTTGGCTTTTGCTCATGGTTTTAATATTCACTTTGGACAAATTGTACCTCCTAAAAATATAGATGTATTTATGGTGGCTCCTAAAGGACCTGGTCATTTAGTACGAAGAGTATTTACAGAAGGGCAAGGAGTTCCTGCTTTAGTTGCAGTACAACAAGATTTTACAGGAAAAGCAAAGGATCTAGCTTTAGCTTATGCTATGGGAATTGGAGCGGCAAGAGCAGGAGTTATTGAAACTACTTTTAAGGAGGAAACAGAAACAGATCTTTTTGGAGAACAAGCCGTATTATGTGGAGGAGTAACAGAACTTATTAAGGCAGGTTTTGATACTTTAACAGAAGCAGGTTATCAACCAGAAATCGCATATTTTGAGTGCTTGCATGAAATGAAATTAATTGTAGATTTACTATATGAAGGCGGACTAGAAAAAATGAGATACAGTGTAAGTGATACAGCAGAATATGGAGATTATATGGTAGGAAAAAGAATTGTAAATGAGGATACGAGAAAGGAAATGAAAAAGGTATTGCAAGAAATTCAAAATGGAGAATTTGCTAAGAATTGGCTTACAGAAAACACCGTAAACAGACCTGTATTTAATGCTATTAAAAAACAAGAATTAGAACATCCTCTTACAAAAGTAGGCCAAAACTTAAGAAATATGATGTCTTGGTTAAATAAATAA
- a CDS encoding anaerobic nitric oxide reductase flavorubredoxin, with the protein MSFKVNETVTWVGKIDWELTKFHGEEYSIHKGTSYNSYLIKDEKNVLIDTVWAPYAEEFLENLKKEISLKDIDYIIINHGEIDHSGALPELMKEIPDTPIYCTENAVKSLKGHYHQDWNFVPVKTGDTLNIGKKQFIFIEAKMLHWPDTMFSYLTEDHILFSNDAFGQHYASEHMYNDLVNQAELYQQATKYYANIITPYSKMVENKINEILDMNLPINMICTSHGVIWRKDPLQIVNQYMKWAKDYQENQITIIYDTMWNSTKKMAEMIAKGIKDVNSEINIILHNSAKRDKNDIITDVFRSKAILVGSPTINGGILHSIAGILEEMRGLRFKKKKAAAFGSYGWGGESVKMITEELKKGGFEILNDGIKILWRPDEKAKSQCYEYGKEIGKILMK; encoded by the coding sequence ATGAGTTTTAAAGTAAATGAAACTGTTACATGGGTAGGAAAAATAGATTGGGAATTAACAAAATTTCATGGAGAGGAATATTCCATCCATAAAGGAACCTCTTATAACTCGTATCTTATAAAAGATGAAAAAAATGTTTTAATAGATACTGTTTGGGCTCCTTATGCAGAAGAGTTTCTGGAAAATTTAAAAAAAGAGATCTCTTTAAAAGATATTGATTATATCATTATTAATCATGGAGAAATTGATCATAGTGGCGCTTTACCTGAATTAATGAAAGAAATTCCTGATACCCCTATTTATTGTACTGAAAATGCAGTGAAATCTCTAAAAGGACATTATCATCAAGACTGGAATTTTGTCCCTGTCAAAACTGGAGATACACTAAATATCGGTAAAAAACAATTTATATTTATTGAAGCTAAGATGCTCCATTGGCCAGATACGATGTTTAGTTATTTGACAGAAGATCATATTTTATTTAGTAATGATGCTTTTGGACAACATTACGCTTCTGAGCATATGTACAATGATTTAGTAAACCAAGCCGAACTCTATCAACAAGCCACCAAATACTATGCTAATATTATTACCCCTTATAGTAAGATGGTAGAAAATAAAATCAATGAAATTTTAGATATGAACCTTCCTATAAATATGATTTGCACAAGCCATGGAGTCATTTGGCGAAAAGATCCATTACAAATTGTAAATCAATATATGAAATGGGCAAAAGATTATCAAGAAAATCAAATTACTATTATTTATGATACCATGTGGAATAGTACTAAAAAAATGGCAGAAATGATTGCCAAGGGAATCAAAGATGTAAATTCAGAAATTAATATTATACTACACAATTCTGCTAAACGGGATAAAAATGATATCATTACAGATGTTTTTCGATCTAAAGCCATATTAGTCGGATCCCCTACAATAAATGGAGGAATTCTCCACTCTATTGCTGGAATATTAGAAGAAATGAGAGGACTCAGATTTAAAAAGAAAAAAGCAGCGGCTTTCGGTAGCTATGGGTGGGGCGGTGAATCTGTAAAAATGATCACAGAAGAATTGAAAAAAGGTGGCTTTGAGATTTTGAATGATGGAATAAAAATTCTTTGGAGACCTGATGAAAAAGCGAAATCTCAATGTTACGAATATGGAAAAGAAATTGGTAAAATATTAATGAAATAA
- a CDS encoding NAD(P)H-dependent flavin oxidoreductase, with amino-acid sequence MNLPELKIGNLIAKIPIVQGGMGVGISLSSLAGSVAAQGGIGVISGVEIGFNEPDYHKNKKQANIRALKHHIQKAREKCKEGIIGVNIMTALNNFEEMVKESVNAKVDIIFAGAGLPLKLPKYTKGSNTKIAPIVSSGRTAEILCKSWDKHYHVIPDAIVVEGPKAGGHLGFSKDTLNLPKNHLNYLLSDVLSVIKPYEIKYNKKIPIIAAGGIFDGKDIADLMKIGASGVQLGTRFVATYECDASEEFKKTYINANKDDIKIIQSPVGMIGRAIGNDFLEEAKSGSKKPTECFINCLKPCNPSEAPYCIAQALINAQKGNMDCGFAFAGANVYKINKIQSVKELMTDLVEEAKIYFYSKK; translated from the coding sequence ATGAATTTACCTGAACTAAAAATAGGAAATTTAATTGCTAAAATCCCCATCGTACAAGGAGGTATGGGAGTAGGAATTTCTCTTTCCTCTCTCGCAGGATCTGTTGCAGCTCAAGGAGGAATTGGCGTAATATCAGGGGTAGAGATCGGATTTAATGAACCCGATTATCATAAAAATAAAAAACAAGCAAATATTCGAGCATTAAAACATCATATTCAAAAAGCGCGAGAAAAATGTAAAGAAGGAATTATAGGAGTCAATATTATGACAGCTTTAAATAATTTTGAAGAAATGGTAAAGGAATCAGTAAATGCAAAGGTAGATATTATATTTGCTGGTGCTGGATTGCCATTAAAACTTCCTAAATATACAAAAGGAAGTAATACCAAGATCGCTCCTATTGTTTCCTCAGGTAGAACAGCAGAAATCCTTTGTAAAAGTTGGGATAAACATTACCATGTAATTCCCGATGCTATTGTAGTAGAGGGACCAAAAGCCGGAGGTCATCTAGGGTTTTCTAAAGATACTTTAAATCTTCCTAAAAATCATTTAAATTATTTATTATCTGATGTTTTAAGTGTTATAAAACCTTATGAAATAAAATATAATAAAAAAATTCCTATAATCGCAGCAGGAGGAATCTTCGATGGAAAAGATATTGCTGATTTAATGAAAATAGGAGCTTCTGGCGTACAACTAGGAACACGATTTGTAGCTACGTATGAATGCGATGCCTCTGAAGAATTTAAAAAAACTTATATTAATGCAAATAAAGATGATATAAAAATTATTCAAAGTCCTGTAGGAATGATTGGTCGAGCCATAGGGAATGATTTCTTAGAAGAGGCAAAATCTGGATCTAAAAAACCCACTGAATGTTTTATTAATTGTTTAAAACCATGTAATCCCTCTGAGGCTCCTTATTGTATTGCACAAGCTTTAATCAATGCTCAAAAAGGAAATATGGACTGTGGTTTTGCCTTTGCGGGAGCTAATGTTTATAAAATTAATAAAATTCAGTCTGTAAAAGAACTTATGACAGATCTTGTAGAAGAGGCTAAAATTTACTTTTATTCTAAAAAATAA
- a CDS encoding glycine betaine ABC transporter substrate-binding protein produces the protein MKKKWKKISIVMISILALLAVGCSNQEKQGTTSSQKDIESINLAYVAWDTEIASTNVIKTVLEDMGYDVEITQVENGPMWNAVATGKTDAIVAAWLPKTHADYYEDFKDDVDDLGPNLEGAAIGLVVPTYMKDVNSIEDLKKARDELNGTITGIDAGAGVVQAAEKAVKDYDLDFTVQTSSSAAMTQALGDAIQKKEPIVVTGWSPHWMFQKYDLKYLKDPKGSFGEAEKIHTVARKGLKEEKPEAYQILDQFYWKPEDMEKVMVKINEGMDPEKAAREWVNENQDLVSKWTAGVEKIK, from the coding sequence ATGAAGAAAAAATGGAAAAAGATTAGTATTGTTATGATTTCTATTTTGGCTCTATTAGCAGTAGGTTGTAGTAACCAAGAAAAACAAGGAACTACTAGTTCTCAGAAGGATATTGAATCTATTAATTTAGCATACGTTGCTTGGGATACTGAAATTGCATCGACCAATGTAATTAAAACAGTATTAGAAGACATGGGTTATGATGTAGAGATTACTCAAGTTGAAAATGGACCTATGTGGAATGCAGTGGCTACGGGTAAGACGGATGCAATTGTTGCAGCTTGGTTACCTAAAACCCATGCAGATTATTATGAAGATTTTAAAGATGATGTAGATGATTTAGGTCCTAATTTAGAAGGAGCAGCTATTGGGCTAGTTGTTCCAACCTATATGAAAGATGTTAATTCTATAGAAGATCTAAAAAAAGCTAGAGATGAACTAAACGGAACAATAACTGGGATTGATGCGGGAGCTGGTGTTGTACAAGCTGCTGAAAAAGCTGTAAAAGATTATGATTTGGATTTCACAGTACAAACAAGTTCTAGTGCTGCTATGACACAAGCGTTAGGAGATGCTATACAAAAAAAGGAACCTATTGTAGTAACAGGATGGTCTCCTCATTGGATGTTTCAAAAATATGATTTAAAATATTTAAAAGATCCAAAAGGGTCTTTTGGAGAAGCAGAAAAGATTCATACTGTTGCCCGTAAAGGACTAAAAGAGGAAAAACCAGAAGCTTATCAGATTTTAGATCAATTTTATTGGAAACCAGAAGATATGGAAAAAGTAATGGTAAAGATTAATGAGGGAATGGATCCAGAGAAAGCTGCAAGAGAATGGGTAAATGAGAATCAAGATTTAGTAAGTAAATGGACTGCTGGAGTAGAAAAGATAAAGTAA
- a CDS encoding ABC transporter permease — protein MTNIPQIPLVDWIDILVEWLKNNAQWFFNPINNFLGTFVNFLSNMLISISPIIFIIVFVGISIYLTKKIWGLSIFILLGLLLIWNLDYWEETMLTLSLILTSSIISILIGIPLGIWMSKNNTVKGIVTPILDLMQTMPAFVYLIPAVSFFGIGMVPGIIASVIFAMPPVVRLTNLGIRQVPRELIEAADSFGSTGRQKLFKVQLPLAKTTIMQGINQTIMLALSMVVIASMIGAEGLGTEVYRAITRNNAGQGFAAGLSIVILAIMLDRLIQAGNKKSQ, from the coding sequence ATGACAAACATACCCCAAATACCCCTAGTTGATTGGATTGATATTTTAGTAGAGTGGTTAAAAAACAATGCTCAATGGTTTTTTAATCCCATTAATAATTTTTTAGGTACTTTTGTAAATTTTTTGAGTAATATGTTAATTTCTATTTCTCCTATTATTTTTATTATTGTTTTTGTTGGGATAAGCATCTATTTAACAAAAAAAATATGGGGATTATCTATATTTATTTTATTAGGATTACTATTAATATGGAATTTAGATTATTGGGAAGAAACGATGTTAACTCTGTCTTTGATTTTAACGTCAAGCATAATATCTATTTTGATTGGAATTCCATTAGGAATTTGGATGTCAAAAAATAATACGGTAAAGGGAATTGTAACACCAATATTAGATCTTATGCAAACCATGCCTGCCTTTGTATACTTAATACCGGCAGTATCTTTTTTTGGAATAGGAATGGTTCCAGGAATTATTGCATCTGTAATATTTGCAATGCCCCCAGTAGTAAGGTTAACAAATTTAGGAATTCGGCAGGTTCCTAGAGAATTAATAGAAGCAGCAGATTCTTTTGGTTCTACAGGAAGGCAAAAATTATTTAAAGTGCAACTTCCTTTAGCGAAAACAACCATTATGCAAGGAATTAATCAAACAATTATGCTAGCTCTTTCTATGGTAGTTATTGCATCTATGATTGGTGCAGAAGGTTTAGGAACAGAAGTTTACAGAGCAATCACTAGAAACAATGCAGGACAAGGATTTGCTGCAGGATTATCTATTGTAATATTAGCTATTATGTTAGACCGTTTAATTCAAGCAGGTAATAAAAAGAGTCAATAA
- the proV gene encoding glycine betaine/L-proline ABC transporter ATP-binding protein ProV: MLKVEVKNLSKIFGKNPQLALKLLEQGKNKDQILKETGMTVGVDRASFEVNSGEIFVIMGLSGSGKSTLIRLINRIIEPTAGSVLIDGEDLSKMNKEQLRETRREKISMVFQHFGLFPHRTILENTGYGLEIQGIEKEGIRKKSMEALKLVGLAGYEDQYPDQLSGGMQQRVGLARALANDPDILLMDEAFSALDPLIRKEMQDELLDLQSSMQKTIIFITHDLDEALKLGDRIAIMKDGVIVQIGTSEEIMTNPANDYVKKFVEDVDRSKVFSAQHVMKRPETIDIEKHGPRVALQRMRQAGISSVYVVNKKHELLGVVTADAASEAVKKGNKNLKDIIDTNVPIVDPELSLSDLFEIVYDAPVPVAVVEEKILKGIIVRGAVLAALAGNEVNNDDKHTPNTPS; encoded by the coding sequence ATGTTAAAAGTAGAAGTTAAAAATTTAAGTAAAATTTTTGGAAAAAACCCTCAATTAGCTCTAAAACTTTTAGAGCAAGGAAAAAATAAAGATCAAATTTTAAAAGAAACAGGGATGACGGTAGGAGTAGACAGGGCTTCTTTTGAAGTAAATTCTGGAGAAATATTTGTAATTATGGGACTTTCTGGGAGTGGAAAATCTACTTTGATTCGATTAATTAATCGAATCATTGAACCAACAGCAGGTAGTGTATTGATAGATGGAGAAGATCTATCTAAAATGAATAAGGAACAATTACGGGAGACCAGAAGGGAAAAAATTAGTATGGTATTTCAACATTTTGGATTATTTCCTCACCGAACTATTTTAGAAAATACTGGATATGGTTTAGAAATTCAGGGAATAGAAAAAGAAGGAATTCGTAAAAAATCTATGGAAGCATTAAAATTAGTAGGATTAGCAGGTTATGAAGATCAATATCCAGATCAATTATCTGGCGGAATGCAGCAAAGAGTGGGACTTGCTAGAGCTTTGGCAAATGATCCAGATATTTTATTGATGGATGAAGCTTTTTCTGCCCTTGATCCATTGATTCGTAAAGAAATGCAAGATGAACTTTTAGATTTACAATCTTCTATGCAAAAGACGATTATTTTTATTACTCATGATTTGGATGAGGCTCTTAAACTCGGAGATAGGATTGCCATTATGAAAGATGGAGTAATTGTTCAAATTGGAACTTCAGAAGAAATCATGACCAATCCTGCCAATGATTATGTTAAGAAATTTGTAGAAGATGTAGATCGATCTAAAGTATTTTCTGCTCAGCATGTTATGAAACGACCAGAAACTATAGATATAGAAAAACATGGACCACGCGTTGCACTTCAACGTATGAGACAAGCTGGAATTTCAAGTGTTTATGTTGTTAATAAAAAACATGAGCTTTTAGGAGTAGTGACAGCAGATGCAGCTTCTGAAGCAGTAAAAAAGGGAAATAAAAATTTAAAAGATATTATAGATACTAATGTGCCTATAGTAGATCCAGAATTATCATTAAGTGATTTGTTTGAAATAGTATATGATGCTCCTGTACCAGTAGCAGTTGTGGAAGAAAAAATATTAAAAGGAATTATTGTAAGAGGAGCAGTACTTGCAGCACTGGCTGGAAATGAGGTGAATAATGATGACAAACATACCCCAAATACCCCTAGTTGA